Part of the Musa acuminata AAA Group cultivar baxijiao chromosome BXJ3-10, Cavendish_Baxijiao_AAA, whole genome shotgun sequence genome, TCAGTAACTGTTTATTAATTTGATTAAAATACTTAAactgaaattgataataatatattaataatattgtGAGTCATaagttttttataataatatattgatgATAGTACTTAAGATCGTGATAAATCTTTGATGTAAAATGTTATGACTCGAGTCTAATGGATTAATTAATCTATCAATTTCGTttgatttaaataattaattaaatatttaaattaaaattaataatgatatttattagatccacgtaaatcaattttaatccTGTATTAAAATTAATACTAAGATAACAGAAACACTTTGTTGAGCCCTGAGATCACTGCATAAGCTTTAGCTTTCAACGGATTCATGTTTTAGGGGATCATCGAAGTTGTTCTTCCATATTGTTACGAGCATATCCAACGTTCTACATAGATAACTTGTTGTTTCTAATCCGTCTCGGAGCTCGCTGCTCTCCCTCGCTACTTCGTCTATCCCAAAGCAGGAAGGTTGTCTGGAAGCATGTAGCTGTAAATTCTGTCCACCTAGCTGTGAGCAAGTCGAGAAGGTGGATGACAGCCGAGTGAGCCATTGCAACACTATATCTCAAGCCACGCCATCCCTTTTCTGGCTGCACTTCCAAGCATAGGCCACGGCCACAGAGGACAAAATCGTATAGCTAAAGTCCACACTCATAACATGGAGAAAAAGGATTGAAGAACGAAGAGCGACAAAGAATTTAGATCACCTGTCGTTCTTGTCTATATGTGATCAGGCAaatgacagagagagagagagagagagagagtaccgaGCACAGTGACATTGGTGGATGGTCAATCCAGGAGAAACAAATAGAATTGGATATGAGAAATGAACAGAAAAGGTCTCTCCTCCATATCGAATTCCATGGGTGGGATATTGCTTGCAGTAGTATCCTTGAATTCTATACCAATCTAAATTCTCTCTAATAAAAACCCCTCGGAACACAACACAGTGCCATTCATATGTATCCGTACAAGTGCAGTGAACAGTGAATTGGATTCATCGGTTTTCCTGTAGTGCTTCTTTCACCCCCTTGGCAGAGCATTTGATATTTCTACAATGATTTCCAATCGGAACTCATGCCCCAAGTCTCAAGTCATGTCTCATTTAATCATTCCAGATGAACACAGGAAAATGCttcttgcagcagcagcagcagcagaggaacTCATAGCCCATCTCCATCATTCAAAGCAACAAGCTGGGATTCTGGAACAACGAGCCAAAGGTATAACGCCGCTGACCGGTCAAAGATGTCGATGGCCATAAACAGCTTCCATCCTTCTGCTGGGCTGCAGGGAATTCAAAGCTCCACCCTGGTGATCCAAGTGGTAGGTACACAATGATTTAAATGCCTGGTGGCACTACCTGGTTCAGTCTCCAGGCCACAGGTAGAGCCACTTTGTTGTCCTACATTGGAGCCCGAGCTAAAGCTACAACAACACCTGGAAAGACGGTGCCGTGTTTGGCCCACTCAGctatgacacacacacacacacagaggttCTACACGAACAAGCAAAAGCTTTTCCAGCTAAGCCATAAAGAGACACCACTTATTCCAAGCAAGCTAAATGGTTGCAGCTGCTCTCGGAGCGTGGCAACACCCATGGTTTTCTTCTTTTCCGGGTGACAACGACCACACCAGTAGAACATCAGCATGGCCATGCTTCTTCCATTATAGCGAGTTCTATACATCGCTCATCCCGTTGTTGTCTGTATTTTCCTTTAGTCGGTGAGGAGAGAGAAACCATCATGCATGCTTCTGTGAAGGACAACATCGAATATGGAACTATCACTGCAGGAGCCTTTTCACTGTTCGAAACGATTCATGGCTATCAAAGCGACGCTAGTTTTCTTAACCTACACTGCATTGCATCTTTGCAAAGCTTATTCTGCATGGATCTGTTGTTTATGCATCCTCGTTATCCAATCAAGCAGACTCATTCGCTTGAGCACgagaaaataacaaagaaaataaaaaggaccCAATATCCTCAATCCAGGGTTCGCTTGTTACGGTGACGAGGATAGCAGAAGGCAGCGGAGAGCAGATCGATGACGCAGTACTTCACAGTGGGGGCAGGTGGTGAAAGGAATATGATCATTTCGAGGGCTCCCAGTTGTTTGCACACCCAATATGGGGACCTTATGCTCGTGACGAAGACGCCTAAAAGAGGAAGCCCACTTTGCACCGAGTACAACCTCAGCATCAGGTGACATCATGAGAAGAACAAAAATATTGCAAAAGAATCAGAAAAAGCTGTGCCGTAAAATAATCGAAGGCCGCTGGCTGCATTAAACAATGGCAGATGAAAGCATCCGAGGACCGTGAATCCATTTGTTTAAGCGTTCGTTCACCCCTCTTGTTGTTCCTAGTTTAATCACCCTTCCACTCGCTCTCATCGGAAAGCTTCGGAGCCAATGGAAGGCGCTGCCTCGTCGCATGCACAGCCACACTTTTGACCTAGCAAACGGGGGCAAGTAGTAGTCCCGGACGCAATGTGTTGCGTGCATGGGCCATGTCACGTAAATGGTTGTAGTCTTAATCCACCACCTAAACATTATttcccatcaccaccaccaccaccaccaccaccaccggatGGAAGTGTCCAGCTCCATGATGATGGAATCTTTTACCGAGCAAGATCGAGATCAACAAGTAGCCAACACCAACGAGAAGAACGAGGAGAGGCTGCACGCATGCTCGTGGGACATAATTCCAAGCTAAATTATTATTGCAGATACATGCAAGAAATGGCCAGCTGGATCGTCTCGATACCGAGTGAGACAGTCGTCTGAGCGATTGGGTTCATTGATTATCAACaaaattaaataagaaaaatCGATTTTTTAGGAGGAAAAAAAGGATTAATTTGTAATGTGGAAAAAGGCTTTACTGCCACAGAACATGTTTGGACCGGTGTCCGATGACTCGCGGTGTGATGACCGGGTGGCGCAGTCGCTGCTTAGCTGGCGACCATCTGGTTCCTCCAGTGGGCCAGCTGGCAAAGCACCAATCACATGGCCAGCTGCCCCTGTCGGGAGGCAGCACACATTGACGCGAATACCCTTCACCGTCTCCGGAATCCCCCACGCCCGCACCGCGTTGTCTCTCCCCGGGCGTGGGGGGGGGGCGAGGGTACCGTAGGGATTCGACAAAGAGACGGGGGCAGGCCACGTGATTCTCCACTCTAAACAGGGGCGTTCTCGGTATTCCGAGGTCTCTGGATCTGCaagcctttcctttcctttccagcTTGCATGCGAGATGACACAGTGAAAGTACTGTTGTCTCCAACGAGATAATTTTATTACAGAAATCAAatcacaaaacaaaacaaaaaacattTACAGTACAAAatcgacaatatatatatatatatatatatatatatatattaaaaataaggaAGTGTGTTTATGCATCAATAAATGGTGTGGAATATGGACATGTGCCGAGTATATTCCATTGCCTCATCCATTTCGTCTATAATCTTCAGAGAAAGATACAAGGAAACAGATAAAAGAACGATAACTTTGGTTTTTAGCCTCCATTTAATTGCGATGAAGGTGGATAGACGTCAACTTACCTTAAACgtgcgcttcttcttcttccacgagagagagagagagagagagagagagaacagggtGTCTCGTGAAGCAGCAGCAGGATGGTAATGAGATGGAGATGGCAGTGTAGAGAAAGAGAAGAACGCTGAGTGGGGAAGAGGAGAAAgacaacaaaagaaaacaaaaagaaaaaaaaaagagagagagagagagagagagagagagagaaagaagtctACTGATTTGTTCTCTCCTCCTCGCCTCGCTTTTATTCTTCTATTCTACGTCTCCAAATCTACCCTCATTCATTCCTTGCTTCCTCCTTTCCCATCACGGGATCCCCATCTCCCCATTTCAGTCCTTTCTCTCTACACCCCaccccaaaaaaataaaaaaaaataaaaaaaaatcccacCTTTCCCTGCTTCTTCTCATGGCTACCTCTCCCTCACCTCCCAAGATCCAATCTTTCTCGCTCCCTGTCCCCCTCCGCGCACTCCACTCCTTCCTCTAGTGTTCCCAAGGTTGCAGCTTTCGGACGAGATCTGCAGCCCAAATGTCGCATCTTGTCGACGCCTCCGGCGCCAGAACTCACAAGTCGAGCAGCGAACCGGCGCTGGACTCCGTTTCGGATCGTCTCCGCACTGCTTTAAGCTTCGAGGCCAACAAGCCCGACTCCAAGGACTTCCCCGACCTCAGCTCTCCTGTTTCGCCCCTCCCGACTCGCCCCGCCGCCACCAGCAGCAGCTCCGGCTCCTCCGGTTCCGTCTCCGGTAAGCCCGCCTCTCATGCCGACTCCAAAAGATCCGATCTTGGCCTCTCCGGGAGGCGCTCTCACTCCGGCGAGCTCCTTCTGGCCCCCAATGAGCCCATCCCCGGTGCCATGGAAACCAGGAGCTCCAAACCCGGGCACCGTCGTTCCGGCTCCGTTCCACTTATCTACACCGGTGGCAGCTTCTCGTCCAGCTCCACCTCCGGTTCCGGTTCCGGTAGCAGCTCCGCGAGCTCTCCGGTGACCAATGTGCTCCCGTCAGGGAACATATGTCCGTCGGGAAAGATTGTCAAGACGGGCATGATGAGCCGGAGTGCAGTGAGGGCCGACGTGCTTGGATCTGGAACTGGGAATTACGGCCACGGGAATATAGTGAGGGGCGGGACTAACGGTGCTGGTGGAGGAAAGCCACCTGAGGTGGTGGCGAGCAATGGAGTGGATTCTGCACTGAGAAGGGCGATGGTCAGTATGGATCCGGAGGAGGTGAAGAGGGTAGGGAATGAACAATATCGGAAAGGGCAGTTTGCAGAGGCTTTGAAACTTTACGACAGGGCGATCGCGTTGTGCCCCGACAGCGCCGTCTGCCGCAGCAACCGGGCGGCGGCACTTACAGGTCTTCGGAGATTAGGGGAGGCGGTGAAGGAGTGCGAAGAGGCCTTGCTTCTGGATCCGGCATTTGGGCGTGCTCACCAGAGGCTGGCATCCTTGCTTTTAAGGTCAGTTATGGTGCCATTATCTACAAAACTTATAACTGCGAATTGGACATCATACCTATTCTGTTCTTTCTTATCGGTCAAGCTTACGTTAAATGCTTTTAGTTTGTGTGAATCTCGATTTTGTTGGTAACAGATCGTTCTTTGGTGCAGTGAATGCTGGCCATCAACCCATATTCTCGTCCACCAGTATTGTTGGATTATTAGTAGTTCATTTAGCTTTGGTCAGCTACATCTGTCATTTAATATGATTTATAGATTGTTCCGGACATTTTTCTTGGTAGCTATCAGTAACACAATTATGAACTTCCCTTGATCTTGTGCCCAATTAATGGCTTTTGTTCAGATTGAAGAGCTTCCAGTTTTGCTCTGCTCAACGCTTTTTCATATTTAGTCGACTATTTATTTTTGTTGCTCATTTTGAGTCCCAATAGAGATccctattttttttattcatcttACTGAATTCTTGATGATCGTGAGATCTGCAGCTTCCACTTCAAGTTAACCTGTAACAACTTTTTAGCACTTTTAATCGAGCTAGGCTTCCGAAAGAAGTATCATTTCCGTGTTTGCTACATCTGATTTTGAATTACAGATTAGGACAGGTCGAGAATGCTCGGAGGCATCTCGTCTCAGCTGGTCCACATCCGGATCCTGTTGAGTTGCAGAAGCTGCAAGCTGTGGAGAGGCATTTGAACAGATGTGCGGATGCCCGAAAGTTTGGAGATTGGAAAACTGCGTTAAAGGAGACTGATGCTGCCATTGCCGAAGGAGCAGACTCTTCACTATTGGTAAATTCCCAACGTGTGCGTAAATTTTTTAGCGCAGATGGCTCACTAAAGCTGGCTTGTAGCCTCACAAAGTAAGAATTTGCAGCTCATGGCTTCAAAAGCAGAAGCACATCTCCGGCTCCATCAGCTAGAGGAAGCTGATTTAGCTATATCTGCTGCATCCAAACTCGAGAGCTTATCCTCATCATCCTCAAACTCAAAGTTCTTTGGTATGTTGTCCAATTCGTACATGTATGTTGTCCGTGCTCAAGTTGAAATGGTCCGTGGAAGGTGAGCTCAAAATTTTACACTAGCTAGAGATGCAATTTCAAAGTTCTGGATCAATGAGAATGGCCAGCGAACTATTTTCAGGTTTGAAAACGCAGTTGCTGCAGCTGAGAAAGCCAGGCAGGTGGATCCTGGAAATGTAGAGGTGTCCATGATGCTGAACAATGTTAGATCAGTATCCCGATCACGAGTGTTAGGCAATGAACTTTTCAATTCTGGAAAATTTGTGGAAGCAAGCTTAGCTTATGGGGAAGGGCTTAAGTATGACCCCTCAAACCCTGTCCTGTACTGCAATAGAGCTGCTTGCAGATCCAAACTTGGACAATGGGAGAAGACTATCGAGGACTGCAATCAAGCCCTTGTGATTCAACCCGACTACGCCAAGGCTCTTCTTCGACGTGCTGCCTCATATACCAAGGTGTATATACTTCTCTTTCGTTTTGTTGAACACGGATTCTATATGATTATGCTTACAATGGAAGAAGTTTGTGTTGTTCTCCGTGGTGATCAGCTTGAGCGATGGACGGAAGCTGTGAGAGACTATGAGGTTCTCAGGAAGGAACTTCCAGGTGATACGGAGGTGGCTGAGGCCCTCTTTCATGCCCAGGTGGCACTGAAAACCTCTCGAGGTGAGGAGGTCTCCAATCTGAAGTTTGGTGGGGAGGTCGAGGAGATCAAAGGGTTTGAACAATTCCAAGCAGCCATAACTTTACCCGGTGAGATTTTACTTGTGTTTTAATTTCTATATATATCTACCATTTATCTCGTCCTTCGTTGCTCGAAAAATTTTTCTTGCCCACCTTGGCCTTACCATAAGAATTTTTAATTGCATTCAAGTGATTAGTCTTGATGTCCTGAAAAGGACCATTACTGTCAGCCAAGCAACATGTGAATTGGAGCAATGTCTGCTTCAACGTCGACAAGTGATGTTTGTCTGCACTTTAGCAGGAGCGTTTTCCATAATAAAGCCCAACTTGATGATCTATCCTTTTCATTTTCACTTCTGTTAacctaattaaaatattatttccatattTCACAGCTTAGTTCTACTCTAGTTGAGGTTAAACTAAAAGCACTTACGTTCAACATTCGAAAAGTTAATTCCTGCACTCTTTTTGATTCTATAAACTATGATGGCAACAGAGCTGGTCCTTATTTGGTAGAGTGAGCTACAGATGTCCAGTTATATTCTTTTATGATCTTGTTCATCTGTGCTTGGATTTATGCTCGTTTCTTCACTCTAAGAATAATAAAACTGAACATGTTCAGGAGTTTCTGTTGTCCATTTCATGGTGGCATTCAACCACAATTGCAATCAGATCACCCCGTTTGTGAATGCACTCTGTACGAGGTATCCATCAGTGAACTTTCTGAAGGTAACTTTGTATCTTTTTGACCTTGCACTCTAGAGGGTAACCTCACTTTTGTTTGTGCACATACACTTCATCTCACTGATCTCATCTCGTATTTCGACTTAGGTCGATGTGAATGCAATCCCTGCAGTCGGCGAAGCTGAGAATGTGAGGATGGTACCGACCTTTAAGATCTACAAGAACGGGGCAAAAGTAAAAGAGTTGATTTGCCCCAATCAGCAAGCATTGGAATACTCTTTAAGACACTACGGTTTATAGTCGAAGAATCAAATGTTTCTTCGACGCAGAACTTTTATCTCCGAATTCCTGAGAAATCTCACATGCAAGCACCAATCATGTAAGAGGAATATGACACCGAGAAGCAAGCATGACTAGACTGCGAGGGAAAGTCCAATCTTTTGTATCTTTTTCTTTGTCTATACTACTTGTTTGTTCCCCATCTGCCATTAACATTCTTTCCAAGGTCTCATTTAGACCATTTCCATCCACAGGCTTGGTTGCATTTCACTCAACACTATTATTTTCCTTCTTTTGAAGCTCGAGCACGGCCGATAGCGAagattatatgtatatatcataCACCGAGCAATGAAAGCCATCAGGGAAAGCAGATGCTTAATTGGTGATCGTACTACTGGATGAGAGCAAGGAAGGATCTCATTCATGCCGGCGACGATGCTTGTTCTCGCCATTTTATTTGTAAAAGCActcggaaaatatttttttctcatcatATATCCATTACATTTGACTACTAAAGTTTGTGGCACACATATTATGAACTGTGGTGGGGATTCGGCTATATCATGAGGTGGGGAAAGATGGTTGGATCATTGAGCATGAACGCACAAGTGGCTCGAAGAGAATCATGCAGGAGAAGTGATGTTGCGGGATGCGAAAAGGAAACAAGAAGTGC contains:
- the LOC135651860 gene encoding inactive TPR repeat-containing thioredoxin TTL3-like, translated to MSHLVDASGARTHKSSSEPALDSVSDRLRTALSFEANKPDSKDFPDLSSPVSPLPTRPAATSSSSGSSGSVSGKPASHADSKRSDLGLSGRRSHSGELLLAPNEPIPGAMETRSSKPGHRRSGSVPLIYTGGSFSSSSTSGSGSGSSSASSPVTNVLPSGNICPSGKIVKTGMMSRSAVRADVLGSGTGNYGHGNIVRGGTNGAGGGKPPEVVASNGVDSALRRAMVSMDPEEVKRVGNEQYRKGQFAEALKLYDRAIALCPDSAVCRSNRAAALTGLRRLGEAVKECEEALLLDPAFGRAHQRLASLLLRLGQVENARRHLVSAGPHPDPVELQKLQAVERHLNRCADARKFGDWKTALKETDAAIAEGADSSLLLMASKAEAHLRLHQLEEADLAISAASKLESLSSSSSNSKFFGMLSNSYMYVVRAQVEMVRGRFENAVAAAEKARQVDPGNVEVSMMLNNVRSVSRSRVLGNELFNSGKFVEASLAYGEGLKYDPSNPVLYCNRAACRSKLGQWEKTIEDCNQALVIQPDYAKALLRRAASYTKLERWTEAVRDYEVLRKELPGDTEVAEALFHAQVALKTSRGEEVSNLKFGGEVEEIKGFEQFQAAITLPGVSVVHFMVAFNHNCNQITPFVNALCTRYPSVNFLKVDVNAIPAVGEAENVRMVPTFKIYKNGAKVKELICPNQQALEYSLRHYGL